Proteins from one Bacteroides mediterraneensis genomic window:
- a CDS encoding N-6 DNA methylase yields the protein MAFNKKQRLRENIEAIRTAFTLEKEQRTPTARERALLERYCGFGGLKCILNPARELTDAVHWAKSDLELFAPTVELHRLIRENSRDETEYRRYVDSLKASVLTAFYTPQAIADTIADVLHDRKVRPRLVLEPSAGMGAFISPVLSNNPQAEVMAFEKDLLTGKMLGHLYPQQKIRTEGFEKIEKPFLNYFDLAISNIPFGDFGVFDAEFSRSASFGRRSAQKAIHDYFFLKGLDAVRDGGIVAFVTSQGVLNSSRVSVRNEMFSKANLVSAIRLPNNLFTDNAGTEAGSDLIILQKDLQKKGLTQEERVLTIIQTEHNGGLTDNAYFAYHTERIIHTDAKRGTDPYGKPAMVYTHSGGVEGIAMDLYRMLSEDLSARLDMERYNGMGHEREDVRQNIAVQTEGIEAKRENSASATRELEEAKRENTHSVEGERTEVKRENSTSVAGVADGTKREENSVQPKAQAMTGMSQEAQSRQPGGTVMDLYDLFGYTQEERRMAEQGLKPGRKKGGKYKGKKPVQPTLFSLPVENTERTTDKGNAETDAGISPEEAREMDEIIRGGTDAPTAAETEAAVPTTEKTEPGTATEESYDPEDEVYRSMDWETNPPINGFYETMMALTPERRAELRRLGKGKMEANAARQAAGTTEAKREKADAGKTAETQDTTATVVYPVENGFEAERKRRIAEVEEAMRREEAAMTPEERQRKREEEMMPRPFKGILEPHLKDGSLAWEYTAGVRFQVGVLKDVTRYGATFQPLDMDGMQAQKAQLYIDLRNTYERLYAYEAEKHEENEMLRRHLNTYYDEFVMRYGCLNAKQNVKLLMMDASGRNMLALERSEGGTMVKADIFDRPVSFSQETAVAAESPEEALSASLNLYGGVNLPYMESICDMPQADMLEALKGRVFYNPLAEGYEIADRFIAGNVVQKAADVEEWISGHGEHGMLPQARESLEVLKEAMPEQIPFEELDFNFGERWIPTGVYAAYMSRLFDTDVRISYSESLDEYSVACGHRTMKITDEFLVKGYYRHYDGMHLLKHALHNTCPDMMKKVGEDENGNDIKVRDSEGIQLANAKIDEIRNGFTEWLEEQSPEFKKRLTDMYNNKFNCFVRPKYDGSHQKFPELNLKGLGITDLYPSQKDCIWMLKQNGGGIADHEVGTGKTLIMCVAAHEMKRLGLVHKPMIIGLKANVREIAECYRTAYPNARVLYASEKDFAASGRVRFFNDIRNNDWDCIIMSHDQFGKIPQSPELQQRILQAELDTVEENLEVLRSQGKDVSRAMLKGLEKRKFNLQAKLEKVEHAIKSRTDDVVDFRQMGIDHIFVDESHQFKNLTFNTRHDRVAGLGNSEGSQKALNLLFAIRSIQERTGKDLGATFLSGTTISNSLTELYLLFKYLRPKELERQDIRCFDAWAAIFAKKTTDFEFNVTNNIVQKERFRYFIKVPELAAFYNEITDYRTAEDVGVDRPHKNEILHNIPPTPDQEHFIKQLMEFAKTGDATLLGRGKLSETEEKAKMLIATDYARKMALDMRMIDPAYEDHPDNKASHCARMIAEYYRRYDAQKGTQFVFSDLGTYQSGGWSVYTEIKRKLVEDHGIPAHEIRFIQECKSEKSRKAVIEAMNEGYVRVLFGSTSMLGTGVNAQRRAVAIHHLDTPWRPSDLAQRDGRAVRKGNEIAKLYADNRVDVIIYAVEKSLDSYKFNLLHCKQTFISQLKSGAMGARTIDEGAMDEKSGMNFSEYMAILSGNTDLLDKAKLEKKIASLEGERKSFSKGKRESELKLEGKSGELRNNQATIAAMTEDWEKFTAAARTDQEGNRLNLLRIDGLDSTDEKTIGKRLQEIARNATTGGQYKRVGELYGFPIEVVSERTLKDGLEFCDNRFVVAGNYRYSYNNGHLAMADTHAAAMNFLNALERIPGIIDQYRKKNEVLEREIPQLQEIAGKTWKKEDELKQLKSELAALDRKIQLELAPPMPESTEENRQGSEKKQTEQQPESPHADFVRSHLVIGRPGLTEPKGMKL from the coding sequence ATGGCGTTTAACAAGAAGCAGAGGCTCAGGGAAAACATCGAGGCGATACGGACGGCATTCACACTGGAGAAGGAACAGCGCACGCCCACCGCACGGGAACGGGCGCTGCTGGAGAGGTACTGCGGCTTCGGGGGACTGAAGTGCATACTGAATCCCGCCAGGGAACTGACGGATGCCGTACACTGGGCGAAATCAGACCTCGAACTGTTTGCCCCGACGGTGGAGCTGCACCGTCTGATACGGGAGAACAGCCGGGACGAAACGGAGTACAGGCGGTATGTGGACTCGCTGAAGGCATCGGTGCTGACGGCATTCTATACGCCGCAGGCCATTGCGGACACCATAGCGGACGTGCTGCACGACCGCAAGGTACGCCCAAGGCTGGTGCTGGAGCCGTCGGCGGGTATGGGCGCGTTCATCAGCCCGGTATTGTCGAACAATCCGCAGGCGGAGGTGATGGCATTTGAGAAAGACCTGCTGACGGGCAAGATGCTCGGACACCTGTACCCGCAGCAGAAGATACGCACGGAGGGTTTCGAGAAAATAGAAAAGCCGTTTCTGAACTATTTTGACCTTGCCATCTCCAATATCCCTTTCGGGGATTTCGGAGTGTTTGATGCGGAGTTCAGCCGCAGCGCATCCTTCGGCAGACGTTCGGCACAGAAAGCCATCCATGACTATTTTTTTCTGAAAGGTCTGGATGCGGTGCGTGACGGCGGCATCGTGGCGTTCGTCACCTCGCAGGGGGTACTGAACAGTTCGAGGGTTTCCGTCAGGAACGAGATGTTCAGCAAGGCGAATCTGGTATCGGCAATACGACTGCCCAACAACCTGTTTACCGACAATGCAGGCACGGAAGCCGGCAGCGACCTGATCATCCTGCAAAAAGACCTGCAAAAGAAGGGACTGACACAGGAGGAACGGGTTCTGACCATCATACAGACGGAACATAACGGCGGACTGACGGACAACGCCTATTTCGCCTACCACACGGAACGTATCATACATACCGATGCGAAGAGGGGTACCGACCCGTACGGAAAACCGGCGATGGTATATACGCACAGCGGAGGTGTGGAGGGCATTGCCATGGACCTGTACAGGATGCTGTCGGAGGACCTGTCGGCACGGCTGGACATGGAACGCTACAACGGCATGGGGCATGAAAGAGAGGATGTGCGGCAGAACATTGCCGTACAGACCGAAGGTATTGAGGCGAAAAGAGAAAACTCCGCTTCGGCTACGAGAGAACTGGAGGAGGCGAAAAGAGAAAATACCCATTCGGTTGAGGGTGAACGGACGGAGGTGAAAAGAGAAAACTCCACCTCTGTTGCGGGTGTAGCGGACGGGACAAAACGGGAAGAAAACAGTGTGCAGCCGAAAGCGCAAGCGATGACCGGCATGTCGCAGGAAGCGCAAAGCAGACAGCCGGGAGGAACGGTAATGGACCTGTATGACCTGTTCGGCTATACGCAGGAGGAAAGACGGATGGCTGAACAGGGTCTGAAACCGGGCAGGAAGAAAGGCGGAAAGTACAAAGGAAAGAAACCCGTGCAGCCGACACTGTTCTCCCTGCCAGTGGAGAATACGGAAAGGACAACGGACAAGGGAAATGCGGAAACGGATGCCGGTATCAGCCCGGAAGAGGCACGCGAAATGGACGAAATCATACGCGGCGGAACGGATGCGCCGACGGCTGCCGAAACGGAGGCAGCTGTCCCGACAACGGAAAAGACGGAGCCCGGCACCGCAACGGAAGAATCCTATGACCCGGAAGATGAAGTGTACCGCAGTATGGACTGGGAAACGAACCCGCCCATCAACGGATTCTATGAGACGATGATGGCACTGACACCGGAACGGCGTGCGGAGCTGCGCCGGCTGGGAAAGGGAAAGATGGAAGCCAACGCCGCCAGACAAGCGGCCGGAACAACGGAGGCGAAAAGAGAAAAAGCCGATGCGGGGAAAACGGCGGAAACGCAGGATACGACTGCTACGGTAGTCTATCCGGTGGAAAACGGATTCGAGGCGGAAAGGAAGCGCCGGATTGCGGAGGTGGAAGAAGCCATGCGCCGTGAGGAAGCCGCCATGACACCGGAAGAGCGGCAGCGCAAACGGGAGGAGGAAATGATGCCGCGCCCGTTCAAGGGCATACTGGAGCCACACCTGAAGGACGGCTCGCTGGCATGGGAATACACGGCAGGCGTACGATTCCAGGTGGGCGTGCTGAAGGATGTCACCCGCTACGGCGCCACATTCCAGCCGCTGGACATGGACGGGATGCAGGCACAGAAGGCACAGCTATACATAGACCTGCGCAACACCTACGAGCGGCTCTATGCCTACGAAGCGGAGAAGCACGAGGAGAATGAAATGCTGCGCCGCCACCTGAACACCTACTATGACGAGTTCGTGATGCGGTACGGCTGCCTGAACGCCAAGCAGAACGTGAAGCTGCTGATGATGGACGCTTCGGGGCGCAACATGCTGGCACTGGAACGCAGCGAGGGCGGCACGATGGTGAAGGCGGACATATTCGACCGCCCCGTTTCCTTTTCGCAGGAAACGGCAGTCGCCGCGGAATCGCCGGAGGAAGCCCTGTCCGCCTCGCTGAACCTGTATGGCGGAGTAAACCTGCCCTACATGGAATCCATCTGCGACATGCCGCAGGCGGACATGCTGGAGGCACTGAAAGGACGGGTGTTCTACAACCCGCTGGCAGAGGGCTACGAGATAGCCGACCGCTTCATAGCCGGGAATGTGGTACAGAAGGCCGCCGATGTGGAGGAATGGATAAGCGGACACGGGGAGCACGGGATGCTGCCGCAGGCAAGGGAGTCGCTGGAAGTGCTGAAAGAAGCCATGCCGGAACAGATTCCGTTTGAGGAACTGGACTTCAACTTCGGGGAACGATGGATACCCACGGGCGTGTATGCCGCCTACATGAGCCGTCTGTTTGACACGGACGTGCGGATAAGCTACTCGGAGAGCCTTGACGAGTATTCGGTGGCGTGCGGCCACAGGACGATGAAAATCACCGACGAGTTTCTGGTGAAGGGGTACTACCGCCACTATGACGGGATGCACCTGCTGAAACACGCCCTGCACAACACCTGCCCCGACATGATGAAGAAGGTCGGCGAGGACGAGAACGGGAACGACATAAAGGTGCGGGACAGCGAGGGCATACAGCTGGCAAACGCGAAGATTGACGAAATCAGAAACGGATTTACGGAATGGCTGGAAGAGCAGTCGCCGGAGTTCAAGAAACGGCTGACGGACATGTACAACAACAAGTTCAACTGCTTCGTACGACCGAAATATGACGGCTCGCACCAGAAATTTCCGGAACTGAACCTGAAAGGACTGGGAATCACAGACCTGTACCCCAGCCAGAAGGACTGCATCTGGATGCTGAAACAGAACGGCGGAGGAATAGCCGACCACGAGGTGGGAACCGGAAAGACGCTGATCATGTGCGTGGCAGCGCACGAGATGAAGCGTCTGGGACTGGTGCACAAGCCGATGATTATCGGGCTGAAGGCGAATGTAAGGGAGATAGCCGAATGCTACCGCACGGCATATCCCAACGCAAGAGTGCTGTATGCCTCGGAAAAGGATTTTGCCGCATCCGGCAGGGTGCGCTTCTTCAACGACATACGGAACAACGACTGGGACTGCATCATCATGAGCCACGACCAGTTCGGGAAGATACCGCAGTCGCCGGAACTGCAGCAGCGTATATTGCAGGCGGAGCTGGATACGGTGGAGGAAAATCTGGAAGTGTTGCGCTCGCAGGGCAAGGACGTGTCGCGTGCGATGCTGAAGGGACTGGAGAAGCGCAAGTTCAACCTGCAAGCCAAGCTGGAGAAGGTGGAACATGCGATAAAGTCGAGGACGGACGATGTGGTGGACTTCAGGCAGATGGGCATCGACCATATCTTCGTGGACGAGTCGCACCAGTTCAAGAACCTGACGTTCAACACAAGGCATGACCGTGTGGCGGGTCTGGGCAACTCGGAAGGAAGCCAGAAGGCACTGAACCTGCTGTTTGCCATCCGCAGCATCCAGGAGCGGACGGGAAAGGATCTGGGAGCGACGTTTCTGTCGGGCACGACCATCAGCAACTCGCTGACGGAGCTGTACCTGCTGTTCAAGTACCTGCGCCCGAAGGAACTGGAAAGACAGGACATACGATGCTTTGACGCATGGGCGGCAATCTTCGCCAAGAAGACGACGGATTTCGAGTTCAATGTGACGAACAACATCGTGCAGAAGGAGCGCTTCCGCTACTTCATCAAGGTACCGGAGCTGGCGGCGTTCTACAACGAAATAACGGACTACCGCACGGCGGAGGATGTGGGCGTGGACCGTCCGCACAAGAACGAGATACTGCACAACATACCTCCCACGCCCGACCAGGAACATTTCATCAAACAACTGATGGAATTTGCCAAGACGGGCGACGCCACGCTGCTGGGACGCGGAAAGCTGTCGGAAACGGAGGAAAAGGCGAAGATGCTCATCGCCACGGACTACGCAAGGAAGATGGCACTGGACATGCGCATGATAGACCCGGCGTATGAAGACCACCCGGACAACAAGGCGAGCCACTGCGCAAGGATGATAGCGGAATACTACCGCAGGTATGATGCACAGAAAGGAACGCAGTTCGTGTTTTCGGACCTGGGGACGTACCAGTCGGGCGGGTGGAGCGTATATACCGAGATAAAGCGCAAGCTGGTGGAAGACCACGGCATACCGGCACACGAGATACGCTTCATACAGGAATGCAAGAGCGAGAAGTCAAGGAAAGCGGTGATCGAAGCGATGAACGAGGGATATGTGCGCGTGCTGTTCGGCTCGACCTCGATGCTCGGCACGGGCGTGAACGCCCAGCGCAGGGCGGTGGCCATCCACCACCTGGACACGCCGTGGCGTCCGTCCGACCTCGCCCAGCGTGACGGACGGGCGGTGAGAAAGGGCAACGAGATAGCGAAGCTGTACGCCGACAACCGGGTGGATGTCATCATCTATGCGGTGGAAAAATCACTGGACTCGTACAAGTTCAACCTGCTGCACTGCAAGCAGACGTTCATCAGTCAGCTGAAGAGCGGCGCGATGGGCGCGAGAACCATAGACGAGGGAGCGATGGACGAGAAATCAGGCATGAATTTTTCGGAATACATGGCGATACTGTCGGGAAACACCGACCTGCTGGACAAGGCGAAGCTGGAGAAGAAGATTGCCTCGCTGGAGGGTGAACGCAAGTCCTTCAGCAAGGGCAAGCGCGAGTCCGAACTGAAACTGGAGGGCAAAAGCGGAGAACTGAGGAACAACCAGGCCACCATAGCTGCCATGACGGAGGACTGGGAGAAATTCACCGCTGCCGCCCGGACAGACCAGGAAGGCAACCGGCTGAACCTGCTCAGGATTGACGGGCTGGATTCCACCGACGAGAAGACAATCGGCAAGCGCCTGCAGGAGATAGCCAGGAATGCCACGACGGGCGGACAGTACAAGCGCGTGGGCGAACTGTACGGCTTCCCCATCGAGGTGGTCAGCGAAAGGACGCTCAAAGACGGGCTGGAGTTCTGCGACAACCGATTTGTGGTGGCGGGCAACTACAGGTACAGCTACAACAACGGGCATCTGGCAATGGCTGACACACACGCCGCCGCCATGAATTTTCTGAACGCACTGGAGAGGATACCGGGTATCATCGACCAGTACAGGAAGAAGAACGAGGTGCTGGAGCGGGAAATCCCGCAGTTGCAGGAGATAGCCGGAAAGACATGGAAGAAGGAGGACGAGCTGAAACAGCTGAAATCCGAACTCGCCGCACTGGACCGCAAGATACAGCTGGAGCTGGCTCCGCCGATGCCGGAAAGCACGGAAGAGAACCGGCAAGGCAGCGAGAAGAAACAGACGGAGCAGCAGCCGGAAAGCCCGCACGCGGACTTCGTGCGCAGCCATCTGGTTATAGGAAGACCGGGGCTGACGGAACCGAAGGGCATGAAGCTGTAG
- a CDS encoding TetR/AcrR family transcriptional regulator — MIINNREEVIDKAFRVFLRMNYEKASISTLAKACGVVKTGVVYYFPHKLDLFVAVADKYAINLQTPAKKFAEPADTLAGFIRQYVEGVRNAMERILEVVRSGGEVENECCPNFYYFHFLFQVRMYYPGVREKMEGIFRQEYEMWKKVIRHAIDIGEIRKDTDVEKTAALFRQTFMGMSYEESFFDGLNVNTLEANFEYLYSMLKA; from the coding sequence ATGATAATAAACAACCGGGAAGAGGTGATAGACAAGGCATTCAGGGTATTCCTGAGAATGAACTACGAAAAAGCAAGCATCAGTACACTGGCAAAAGCCTGCGGAGTGGTCAAGACAGGGGTCGTATATTATTTTCCGCATAAGCTGGACCTGTTTGTAGCCGTGGCAGACAAATATGCCATCAACCTGCAGACACCTGCAAAGAAGTTTGCGGAACCGGCCGATACGCTTGCCGGATTCATCAGGCAGTATGTAGAAGGGGTAAGGAATGCCATGGAAAGAATCCTGGAAGTCGTCAGGAGCGGTGGCGAGGTGGAAAACGAATGCTGTCCGAACTTCTACTATTTCCATTTCCTTTTTCAGGTGCGGATGTATTATCCCGGAGTGAGGGAAAAGATGGAAGGCATCTTCCGTCAGGAATATGAAATGTGGAAGAAAGTGATACGGCATGCAATTGACATCGGAGAGATAAGGAAGGATACGGATGTGGAGAAGACAGCCGCCCTGTTCCGTCAGACATTTATGGGAATGTCGTATGAGGAGTCATTTTTTGACGGACTGAATGTGAACACATTAGAAGCGAATTTCGAGTACCTTTACTCGATGCTAAAGGCCTGA
- a CDS encoding site-specific integrase yields the protein MEQKCLPREQIVLYPEERDGRHCIRIDYAGSRRIAELLAVDSNVQTDSTGSAHLDAEGFSLPDFYDRYSPHAYIDYSRVYVRHPKPKREYTLPEGYLELLERKRYSPSTIKTYRAYFSDFMEYHKGRNIDRLKVADINKYILYLVNEKKISVSQQNMRINAIKFYYEQVKGGQRQYYGGITRAKEYKSLPEVLSRNEVARILACLSNRKHRCMISLIYSAGLRRSELLNLTPKDIISERMLVRIMGKGRKCRYSLLSEKLLKDLREYFKEYRPQKWLFEGDTPGEQYSASALVKILKEAASRAGIKHRVHVHMLRHSFATHLLEQGTDLRTIQELLGHNDIKTTSIYLHVTSAHKSSIPNPLDSLDDS from the coding sequence ATGGAACAGAAATGCCTGCCACGCGAACAGATCGTCCTGTATCCGGAGGAAAGGGACGGCAGACACTGCATAAGGATAGATTATGCGGGCAGCCGGAGAATTGCCGAACTGCTGGCCGTGGACAGCAATGTGCAGACTGACAGCACAGGCTCAGCCCATTTGGATGCAGAGGGATTCAGCCTGCCCGATTTCTACGACCGCTACTCCCCGCACGCCTATATTGATTACAGCAGGGTTTATGTAAGGCATCCCAAACCCAAAAGGGAATACACACTGCCGGAAGGCTATCTTGAGCTGTTGGAGCGGAAACGGTACAGCCCATCGACCATAAAAACCTATCGTGCCTATTTCAGCGACTTTATGGAATACCATAAAGGCCGCAACATCGACCGCCTGAAAGTGGCTGACATCAACAAATATATCCTCTATCTTGTAAACGAAAAGAAAATATCGGTATCGCAGCAGAACATGCGCATCAACGCCATCAAGTTCTACTACGAGCAGGTAAAGGGCGGACAGCGCCAATACTATGGCGGCATTACCCGCGCGAAGGAATACAAGTCACTGCCCGAAGTGCTGAGCCGTAATGAGGTGGCCCGTATCCTCGCATGCCTGTCGAACCGGAAGCACCGCTGCATGATTTCATTGATATACTCAGCCGGATTACGGCGGAGCGAGCTGCTGAACCTCACCCCGAAGGACATCATAAGCGAAAGGATGCTTGTGCGTATCATGGGCAAAGGACGGAAATGCCGGTATTCGCTGCTGTCGGAAAAGCTGCTGAAGGATCTGAGGGAATATTTCAAGGAGTACCGTCCGCAGAAATGGCTGTTCGAGGGAGATACACCCGGAGAACAATATTCCGCAAGTGCGCTGGTAAAGATACTGAAAGAAGCCGCCAGCCGTGCCGGAATCAAGCACCGGGTACATGTACACATGCTTCGCCATTCGTTTGCCACCCACCTGCTGGAGCAAGGAACAGATCTGAGAACCATACAGGAACTGCTGGGGCATAATGACATCAAGACTACCTCAATCTATCTTCATGTGACGAGCGCACACAAGTCAAGCATACCCAATCCGCTTGATTCACTGGATGATTCATAG
- a CDS encoding imm11 family protein: protein MKIYKIGQDFDNYKFFVFKENDELNKGIWDFRGQSLISGWKGLNLELFRDKSKKKDKRSEDFDASCFFSGHLIVNKRTSLLLSEKLKDQIEVLPVNVVGNTSDYYFINVLNMVKALDTESKSNEEILMMVRENNCVFSKKNIESYIIFRDSIFNGSYYCTDEFIDLVKHNSITGLKFTCAGIAE, encoded by the coding sequence ATGAAAATATATAAAATCGGACAAGACTTTGATAATTATAAGTTCTTCGTATTCAAGGAAAATGATGAATTGAATAAAGGTATATGGGATTTTAGAGGTCAATCACTCATTAGTGGATGGAAAGGTCTTAACTTAGAATTATTTAGAGATAAAAGTAAAAAGAAAGACAAGCGAAGTGAAGACTTTGATGCTTCTTGTTTTTTTTCAGGTCATCTGATAGTAAATAAAAGAACCTCTTTATTGCTCTCTGAAAAGCTGAAAGACCAGATAGAAGTTTTACCAGTCAATGTGGTTGGAAACACTTCAGATTATTATTTTATAAATGTTCTAAATATGGTAAAAGCCTTAGATACAGAGTCTAAAAGCAATGAAGAAATCTTGATGATGGTGAGAGAAAATAACTGTGTCTTTAGTAAAAAAAACATCGAATCATATATCATATTTCGAGATAGTATATTTAATGGTAGTTATTATTGTACAGATGAATTTATAGATTTAGTGAAACACAATTCAATTACTGGATTAAAATTTACCTGTGCAGGTATTGCTGAATAA
- a CDS encoding PoNe immunity protein domain-containing protein, with product MEIRDKLFTEEQYLKQLKMYDEDISYYEQMHLSGKHIGYDSLFNYRLRYLLVQYSMGQDIDNLKNNYVETIKTMPRFWTDNGFYIEMLWLLSIGIMLDYEDDLIQSLVQLIKDREAKDYIYDTLIRYRFPDWERTTNKVLYPSPYQAAITVTELAEQDKAEAVKRLEKYLKKEWYRGHSDLSWHDDHKYGINHDGYWSFESGALVKVLGLDDSSLKGLPYYPYDMVHWNDNIK from the coding sequence ATGGAAATAAGAGATAAACTTTTTACAGAAGAACAGTATTTGAAGCAACTGAAAATGTATGATGAAGATATTAGTTATTATGAACAAATGCATCTTTCAGGAAAACATATAGGTTACGATTCTTTGTTCAATTATAGGCTTCGTTATTTACTGGTACAGTATTCTATGGGACAGGATATTGATAATCTGAAAAATAATTATGTGGAAACCATCAAAACGATGCCGAGATTTTGGACGGATAACGGATTTTATATTGAAATGTTGTGGCTTCTGTCAATAGGTATCATGTTGGATTATGAAGATGACCTTATACAGAGTTTAGTGCAACTGATAAAAGACAGAGAAGCAAAAGACTATATTTATGACACCTTGATTAGATACAGATTCCCAGATTGGGAAAGGACTACAAACAAAGTATTATATCCGTCACCCTATCAAGCTGCTATTACTGTTACAGAGTTGGCAGAACAAGATAAGGCAGAAGCTGTGAAACGATTGGAAAAATACCTCAAAAAAGAATGGTATCGAGGTCATTCTGATTTATCTTGGCACGACGACCATAAATATGGTATTAATCATGACGGCTATTGGAGTTTTGAAAGCGGTGCATTGGTCAAGGTCTTGGGGCTGGATGATAGTAGCCTGAAAGGGTTGCCCTACTATCCATACGACATGGTACACTGGAACGATAACATTAAATAA
- a CDS encoding DUF6756 family protein, whose product MDKNQILEKVGWRIKVEPYSQYGISPHGIILSTVDDSFFKEIERTIEDNHLPFQKIEDADKKILVQRLYDTFVIGNPYALWLSFRYVPYSIDCNMEDPYFHLLDLIDKNTVFYFFIDYEHVGFVVYKAKLSDIHIFIGNCEGLDEYYLVTEDFMELYSITDHDDLLYIDVRKNEMRNDN is encoded by the coding sequence ATGGATAAAAATCAAATATTAGAAAAGGTTGGCTGGAGAATAAAAGTAGAACCATATTCACAATATGGAATATCACCACATGGAATAATATTAAGTACGGTAGATGATTCATTTTTCAAAGAAATAGAACGTACAATCGAAGATAATCATCTTCCATTTCAGAAAATAGAAGATGCAGATAAAAAGATTTTGGTGCAAAGGTTATATGACACATTTGTAATTGGAAACCCTTATGCATTATGGTTGAGTTTTAGATATGTGCCATATAGTATAGATTGTAACATGGAAGACCCTTACTTTCATCTATTGGATTTAATAGATAAAAATACCGTTTTCTATTTCTTTATTGATTATGAGCATGTTGGATTTGTGGTTTACAAAGCAAAATTGTCTGATATACATATATTTATTGGTAATTGCGAAGGGCTTGACGAATATTATTTAGTAACAGAGGATTTCATGGAACTGTATAGTATAACAGACCATGATGATTTGCTTTATATTGACGTGAGAAAAAATGAAATGAGAAATGATAATTGA
- a CDS encoding DUF3997 domain-containing protein, whose protein sequence is MKTVISLLFLLLPLMQSCGFVYERHLTGNYYLIAVDTKEDMDVCYHRQNDDDAPYTGITGASVYAVGYDNDFILVKAYRALKDSIGIPLPRYDKNTTEYYIIPVNNTQEAWEAQENKLGAFSKKDFEVKRKELGVSDDITFKRL, encoded by the coding sequence ATGAAGACAGTTATATCATTACTCTTTTTATTGTTGCCCCTAATGCAAAGTTGTGGGTTCGTATATGAACGACACCTTACCGGGAACTATTATTTGATAGCAGTAGATACCAAAGAAGATATGGATGTGTGTTATCACCGACAAAACGATGATGATGCGCCTTATACGGGAATAACCGGAGCAAGTGTTTACGCAGTAGGATATGACAATGATTTTATTCTTGTCAAGGCATATCGTGCTTTGAAGGATAGCATAGGCATTCCCTTACCCCGTTATGATAAGAATACAACCGAGTATTACATCATTCCCGTAAATAACACACAAGAAGCATGGGAAGCACAAGAAAACAAGTTAGGGGCATTCAGTAAAAAGGACTTTGAAGTTAAACGGAAAGAATTGGGAGTGTCGGATGATATAACTTTCAAGAGGCTATAA
- a CDS encoding sodium transporter, with protein MKKIIDDLFYRYYMVCLKNKEFPRFGATCILAEIIMMAYLFAVLILSFLLTGDFFLPNTSGRTRIIIGIIGSFLPWIVIYLHYNKKRINALLEKYQDNRYNTKYSDKAVLSLSYIVPTVGLILMLLLYQFR; from the coding sequence ATGAAAAAGATTATTGATGACCTGTTTTACAGGTATTATATGGTTTGCTTAAAAAATAAGGAGTTCCCTCGTTTTGGAGCCACCTGTATATTGGCAGAAATTATTATGATGGCTTATTTATTTGCCGTACTGATACTGTCGTTTCTCTTAACGGGAGATTTCTTTTTACCCAATACATCCGGGAGAACAAGAATTATAATAGGAATAATAGGCTCGTTTCTTCCTTGGATTGTCATATATCTACATTACAACAAAAAAAGAATAAACGCTTTATTAGAAAAATATCAGGACAATAGATACAATACCAAATATTCAGACAAGGCGGTGTTAAGCCTCAGTTATATAGTACCAACAGTAGGGCTGATTCTGATGCTGTTACTTTATCAGTTCAGATAA